The DNA sequence GGGGGATTTTAAAGGTGTCGGTCACCGGCTTCATAATTGAACCAACCGTGAGAATGCTAAAAAAATCATCTATAGCAAAACAAAAAGAAAGAAGCATTGAAGCGGTTTCGGCGTTACGAGGGTTGGTGAGCCTCTTTTTGATAATGCGGCCGTAAGCGATCGTGCCTCCGGTGTAGCTAATCAGCGTTATGAGCGCACCAAGGCTCAAAAGGAAGCCAAAGGTGTAAATGTTTGCAATATCAAATTGGGCAATAACGTTTTGATAAAGAATGCGCATCGATTCAACCGGTGAGAACGAACCTGCAATAACGGCGCCAGATAAGATTCCCATGCAAAGAGCAAAAAGTACGCGGTGAGTAATAAATGCTAGAGCGATAACAAGTAGGGGCGGCAACAAAACGAGCCAATTGAGCTGCATAGGAGTCCTTGTGCGAAAAAATAATAAATACGTTATGAATATAAATAAAAGTGGCAATTATGGAAACCATTAGTTTGGTAAATCTCATTTGACCGAGAAAGCTTTTTGCTTTAGTATTGAACTACACGTAAAGATTTTTTGCTAAGTCGATAAGGAATCCACCATGGATATGAATAAAGCATTTTACCTCAGAAAAGAAGATCAAAAGCCAAAATGGCACGTAATTGATGCACGTGGGAAAATTGTAGGCCGTTTGGCGACAAAAGTTGCTGATATTCTACATGGAAAACACGTTCCTATCTATACTCCTCATTCTGATGCCGGTGACTACGTAGTCATCATCAACGCAAAAGACGTTGTTTTTACCGGTAAAAAATGGCAACAAAAAACTCATTATACCTATTCAGGGTGGATGGGCGGACAAAAATCGGCCACAATGGAAGAGTTGGGCGCGGTTAAGGTCTTAGAGCTTGCGATTGAAAGAATGCTGCCAAAATCGAAATTAGGCCGATCTGTGATTAAAAAGCTACGCATCTACGAAGGCGCTGAGCATCCGCACATTGCGCAAATGGAAAAAGCTCGATAAAGCAGCGTTTTCTTAAAGAAATTAAAAGGGCCGACTAAAAATCGGCCCTTATTTTTTTTGGGAATGAAATGCACAGGATGAAAAATAGTTTGTTCATAGCTAAGTTATTACGCTATTGAAAATAGGTGAAGTACATCTTTAACGCTGAGGAAAACCACGAGCGCAAGCACAGCGATCCAGCAAACATAATGAATCATCATACGGGTTTTTTCAGGTAATGGGCGGCCTACGATAGCTTCAATCGTATAAAGAAGCGCTTGGCCACCGTCCATGATAGGAAGAGGAATGATATTCATGAGTGCTAAGTTTACGCTGATAAATGCAAGAAGCAGCAAGAAGACTTTGATTCCTTTTTCAGCCCCTTTAACCGTCTGCGAAATTACCATTAATGGGCCGCCAACTTGGCCAACGTTTTGAAGGGTAAAAATGCCGACTAATGCTTTCCAAACTTGTGCAACAATTAAATGAGTTGATGAAATGCCCATTTTTATTGAATCAATAAACGAATATTTTGGAATAACAAAATCTAACCCGACGAACCCCATCCTTTGATCTTGAACTTGGCGTTCTCCAATCAAAACAGGCAATTCATGGACTGTTCCTGCACGTTCTACTGAGAATTTAAGCTCATTGTTAGGATTATTCTTAACAATCGTGATTAATTGCGTAGCTGAAGTAATCGGTTCATTATTTACCGCTCTAACAATGTCTCCCTCTTCAAGATGAGCTTGAGCTGCAGGAGATTCGCTTTCAATGGTGCTAATTGTGGTTGAGGCATTGCTTGGATAAAGAAGTGCAGATTTTGGCATACCCAGAAAATAAAGAGCCGAAAGGGCAGCATAAGCAAAAATCAGGTTGAAAAGCACGCCGCCTGCCATCACAAGCATTTTTTGATAATACGGTTTAGCCGCGAACGAATATTTATCTTTTCGGTGCGCCTCTTTTTGGTCCCCTTGGCCTACTTCTGCAGCGCCAGCGATTTCAACGTACCCTCCAAATGGAATGGCAGAAAGCACGAATTCGGTTTCACCTATTTTCTTGCTTAAAAGCTTTGGCCCCATCCCTATAGAAAACGAGGGGGTAGCAATCTTGAACAGTTTGCAAAAGAGGAAGTGGCCTAATTCGTGAAATCCTATAAGAAATCCGACGCCTGCGATTCCTGCCGCAATGAAAAAAAGATGCTGTGCAGTGCCGAGTAGCTGCGATACGATTTGGAAAGCCATACAAATACTCCTTAGCAAAAATAAGGCCGAATAAGGTTTGTAAGTTGTGTTTTTTACTCTGAGATCTGACATACACGGTAACATGAATAGTGCGCGACGTCTATGATCAAAAATCATTTCTTGGAGGCACAATTCCACTTGAAAAAAATCTGGAAAAGGTTAAAATGTTTATAATTCTTTAATGTTTCAAAAATAAAAGATACACAGAGAATCAACGCGCCTGACGCTTTCGATATAGAATCTACTGATTGGTAATTAGTTACAGTTAACGATTAATTTTTTGGGAAAACTTTATGCCTACAATAAATCAACTTGCCCGCTTTGGACGTCACAAAGTGGTATATAAGTCTAAGAGCCGTGCACTTAAAGGTGCTCCGCAAGCACGTGGTGTTTGTACTCGTGTGTCTACCATGACTCCTAAAAAACCTAACTCAGCTCTTCGTAAAGTAGCTCGCGTTAAGCTTTCAACGGGAATCGAAATAACTGCGTATATTGGTGGTGAAGGCCATAACTTACAGGAACACTCTGTGGTTCTCGTTCGTGGCGGAAGAGTAAAAGATCTTCCAGGTGTGAAATATCACATCGTTCGCGGTGCGCTTGACACTGCTGGAGTAGAGAATAGAAAGCAAGGACGTTCGTTGTATGGCGCAAAACGACAACAAGCTAAAGCGGCTAAATAAGGCAGGCAAGAAGGATTTAATCTATGGCAAGGCGTAAAAAATTAATTAGCTTAAAGCGTGATATCGGTGTTGACGAGCGCTATGGGTCTGAATTAGTTGCAAAATTCATCAACGTTGTTATGTGGCGTGGCAAAAAAGGTGTTGCGCGCAAAATCGTTTATGATGCGATCGAAATTCTTACCAAGAAGGCTGGAAATAACCGCGAAAAAGGGCTTGAGTCTTTTTATCGAGCTTTTGAGCAGGTTTTTCCTGCTATTGAAGTACGTCCACGACGCGTCGGTGGTAGCGTGTATCAAATTCCCGTTGAAGTTCGCCCAGAACGTCGCCGTGCGCTTGCGATGCGTTGGGTTATTGACGCTGCCAAAAAGCGATCAGACAAATCTATGGGATTGCGCTTAGGCCACGAGCTGCTCGATGCAGCAGAAGGTCGCGGAGATGCGGTCAAGAAGAAGCTAGATGTTCATAAGATGGCTGAAGCTAACCGTGCATTCTCGCACTACGCGTGGTAAGTGGGGATAGTTATGAGTAGAGAAAGAGAACTGCAAAAATTTAGAAATATTGGTATTGCTGCCCATATTGACGCTGGTAAAACCACCGTAACTGAGCGAATCCTTTTCTATACCGGTGTTACCCATAAGCTGGGCGAAGTCCATGAGGGTGATACGGTTATGGATTGGATGGAGCAAGAGCGTGAGCGCGGCATTACGATTACTTCCGCTGCAACAACATGCACGTGGAAGGGTCACAATATTAATATTATTGATACACCCGGACACGTTGACTTTACCATTGAAGTAGGTCGCTCATTGCGCGTACTTGATGGAATGGTCGGAGTTTTTTGTGGTGTAGCTGGTGTTCAACCTCAATCAGAAACGGTATGGCGCCAAGCAAAACGTTATAAAGTTCCGCGTATTATTTTTGTTAATAAACTTGATAGAGTCGGTGGCGATTTCTTGAGAGTTGTTAATGATATCAATGAAAAATTACATGTAAACGCTGTTCCTGCTCAAATGCAAGTTGGTTTTTCCGAAAATCTTTCAGGAATTATCGATTTGCTAACGCGCAAAATGGCTACGTTTAGTGAAGCTGATCGCGGCGTTACTATAACGTGGTCTGATGTTCCTGCTGATCAAGTGGAACAAATGGAAAAATTGCGTACGCAGCTTGTTGAAAAAGCGTGCGACTTTGACGATGCAATGGCGGAGCGCTATTTGAATGGCGAAGAGATTTCGATTCCTGAAATTAAAGCAGCACTCCGTAAGGGTGTTATTAGCCAGCAGATCGCTCTTGCATTCTGCGGTACTGCATTCAAGAACAAAGGTGTTCAGCTGATGCTTGATGCGGTAACCGATTATCTACCATCGCCTCTTGATGTTCCGCCCGTTGTAGGAAAAGTTCCTTCTACCGGTAAGGAAGAAGAGTGCAAGGCTGATCCAGATGCTCCTTTTGCAGCGCTTGTATTTAAGATTATGACCGATCCGTTCGTTGGAGTTCTTACGTTTATTCGTGTTTATTCTGGCGAAATTAAATCTGGCTCATACGTGTACAATGCAAACACTGGCAACAAAGAGCGCGTAAGCCGCTTGGTAAAAATGCATGCCAATAAGCGTGAAGAAATTGATAGTGTAAAAGCTGGAGATATTGCCGCTGTGGTCGGTATTAAAGATGCGATCACTGGTCATACGCTCTGCGCAGAAGATCGCCCGATCTTGCTAGAATCTATTGATGTACCAGCTCCGGTTATTGATAGCTCTATTGAGCCAAAGAATAAGGGTGATTACGAGAAAATGGTAATCGGCTTGCGCAAATTAATGCAAGAAGATCCTTCATTTAGATTTACTTATAATCAAGAAACAGGCCAAACGGTTATTTCTGGTATGGGTGAATTGCATCTTGAAATTATTGTGGATCGCCTCAAACGTGAATCAAAAGTGGATGTGGCGCAAGGCAAACTTCAAGTTGCGTATAAAGAAACAATTCAGAAGCCTGTCGATTCTGAGGGAAAATACATCAAGCAATCTGGTGGCCGTGGTCAATACGGACATGTTTGGATTAAGCTTGAACCTCGCGAGCGTGGATCAGGATTTGTATTTGAAGATGATATCGTTGGTGGATCGATTCCAAAAGAATTTATTCCCGGTGTAGAAAAAGGTATTGAAGAAGCCCTCTCTTCTGGCATCTTGGCAGGATTTCCTGTAGTGGACCTTAAAGTTTCTCTATACGATGGTTCGTATCACGATGTTGACTCTTCAGAAATGGCGTTTAAAATCGCCGGCTCTATGGCATTCAAAAGCGGACTTGCGCAAGCAAATCCTGTGCTTCTTGAACCCATTATGAAAGTAGAAGTAGAGACGCCTGAAGAATATATGGGTGATGTAATGGGTGACCTTAACTCTCGAAGAGGCAGAATCTTAGGGATGGAAGGTCGCGGCGGTAGCCAAGTGATTAACGCTGAGGTTCCGCTAGGTGAAATGCTTGGTTATGCGACGTCGCTGCGTTCGATGACCAAGGGAAGGGCAAGCTATTCTATGGAGTTTGAGGCATATAGAGAAGTGCCGAAACACATTGAAGCGGCTGTAGCTCAGAAAAAATAGAATAAATACACATATCGTACAGAGTCTGTAGGAGACCAATATCATGGCAGCTATATTTGAAAGAAAAAAACCGCACGTAAACGTCGGAACCATCGGTCACGTTGACCATGGAAAAACCAGCCTTACCGCTGCAATAACAAAATATTTGGCAAACAAAGGTTTAGCAAACTTCACCGCTTACGATCAAATCGATAAGTCGCCTGAAGAAAGAGAACGCGGAATTACGATCGCTGCGTCTCACGTTGAATATGAAACAGACAAACGTCACTATGCGCACGTTGACTGCCCTGGCCACGCCGACTATGTAAAAAACATGATTACCGGTGCGGCACAAATGGACGGCGCAATTCTTGTTGTTTCTGCAGCTGATGGTGCGATGCCTCAAACGCGCGAACATATCTTGCTTGCAAAAAACGTAGGTGTTCCTGCCCTTGTTGTATTCTTGAACAAATGCGACATGGTTGATGACAAAGACATGATTGATATGGTCGAAGAAGAAGTTCGCGATCTTATCAGCAAATATGGTTTTCCTGGTGCTGAGATTCCTGTTATCCGTGGTTCTGCAACAAAAGCACTTGCAGGCGATGCTGGTGAACTAGGCTACCAAGCAATCCAAAAATTATTAGACGCAATTGATAGCTATATTCCTGAACCAGTTCGAGAAATCGACAAGCCGTTCTTGATGCCAGTTGAAGGCGTATTCTCTATTGCTGGTCGTGGTACAGTTGCTACAGGCCGTGTAGAGCGTGGCAAAGTTAAAGTCGGTGAAGAAGTTGAACTCGTTGGCTTCGGATCAACACAGAAGACTGTTGTAACTGGTGTTGAAATGTTCAAAAAAGAACTTAAAGAAGGCCAAGCGGGCGACAACGTAGGTATTCTTCTTCGTGGTACGAAAAAAGAAGAAATTGAACGTGGTATGGTTATCGCTAAGCCAGGTTCAGTACAACCTCATCAAAAATTCAAATGCCAAATTTACATCTTGAGCAAAGATGAAGGCGGTCGTCATAGCCCATTCTTCAACGGTTATCGTCCTCAGTTCTATTTCCGAACAACAGACGTTACTGGCATTGTAACATTGCCGGCTGGTCGTGAGATGGTTATGCCTGGTGATAACGTTGAACTAAGCGTTGACCTTATCTCGCCAATTGCGATGGAGAAAGATCTTCGCTTTGCAATTCGTGAAGGTGGACGCACCGTTGGATCTGGTGTAGTAACTGAAATTCTTAAATAGTATCATACGGTAAGGTTTTGGAATGAAAAAACAAAAAATTCGCCTAGCGCTTAAATCGTATGATCACCAGCTTCTTGATAAAGCAGTGAAACAAATTGTTTTGACAGCAAAAAGAACAGGTTCCCGTGTTGTGGGACCTGTTCCATTGCCTAATAAGAGTCGCTATTTTACCGTTTTGCGTTCTCCGCATATCGATAAAAAGTCACGCGAGCAATTCGATTTGACAACGCATAAGCGTATCGTTGATATTGTTGATCCCTCTGAAGAAACAATGACAGCGTTGATGAAATTAAGTATATCTTCTGGGGTTGACGTAGAAATTTGCTAGCGGTGGAAAGGTTATCGATGTTAAATGGTATTTGGGGAACCAAAATTGGCATGACCCAAGTTTTTTCTGAGCAAAATAAGGTTGTTCCGGTAACGGTTATCGACCTTAATAATTGGATTATTTCTCAGGTGAAAACTAAGGATCGTGATGGGTATGAAGCAGTTCAAATTGGATGTTTGCGCGAACGTTATGCGGAAGAACCTTTCCAAATTGAATGGTTAAAGAAGAAAAATAAATATTTTAAATATTTTCGTGAAATTGCATTGACCGAACCAGGTTCCTATCAGGTAGGGCAACCATTTGACTGGGCAGCGGTTTTAGCCGTTGGCCAAAAAGTTGATGTTTTTGGGATGACCAAAGGCCGTGGATTCCAAGGTGTTGTTAAGCGCCACAATTTTAGAGGCGGTAGCGCCAGTCACGGGCCACGTTTTGGTAGATGGCCGGGATCTATGAGTTTCATGAGATCTCAAGGTCGTGTTATTAAAGGTAAAAAATTACCTGGCCACATGGGTTGTGATCAACGCGTGATGAAACATCTAGAAGTGATTCGAGTTGAGCAAGATGCAAAGCTTGTCCTTGTTAAGGGTTCAGTACCTGGCGGTGCAGGCTCGCTTGTGTTTGTGCAGAAAGTATAGGAAATAGAACATGTGTGCTCAAAAAACAAAAAAAACTCAATCTACTTCGCAAAATGCTTTGATGGTTGCTAAAGCTGCAGATTTTCAAGCAGTTCCTGAGCGCTCAATCGATAAAGCCGCTTTTGCGATTAGTATTCGTACGTTGTTGCAAAACGGCCGTCAAGGTACCGTTGGTTGCAAAGGACGTGCAGACGTTAACTTTTCAAATAAGAAGCCTTGGAAACAAAAAGGTACAGGTCGTGCACGTGCCGGATCTGCTCGCTCTCCACTATGGATTGGTGGTGGCGTAATTTTTGGTCCACAGCCTCGTACAAGAACTCTCAAAATTTCAAAAGATCTCAAACGAGGTGTTTTGAATACATTATTCTGGAATTATCTGGAAAAAGGCTCGATTGGCGTGCTTGATTGGCAACTTTCTAACGATTTGCCTAAAACAGCTCACGCGCATCAAGCATTAAAAGATGCCCAATTGATTGGCAAAAGAATTATCCTCTTTCTTTCTACTGAAGATATGGTGCACTACGCTTCTTTTGTAAATATTCCAGATGTGAACGTTGTGCTCTTTGATGATGCGAACGCATACAGTATTGTACGCGGCGATCAATGGGTTGTATTAAAGAAAGATCTAGACTTGTTTAAGAAAATGGTGGCCACATGGAGTTAAGCATTTATAATGTCATCCTCGGACCAGTGGTGAGCAGCAAAGCTTCAGGATTAATGCAACAATTTAAACAAGTTGTTCTTAGAATACATCCTCAAGCAAATAAACCTATGGTAAAAGAAGCGCTTAAAAAGCTCTTCAATGTTGAGACAGAAACAGTTCGCATTGTGGTCCGCAAAGGAAAAAATCGTACGGTCAAACGTAAGATAACACAGGGTAAACTTTCAAAGCGTGCTATTGTTACTTTGAAACCTGGTTATTCCTTAGGCGTTGCAGAAACAGGTCAAATGGCAGCTGCCGAGCAACTGCCTGCAGGCCAAAAGTAATAACGAAGGATAATCAATGGCAATAATCACAAGAAAACCAAGAAACTCTTCGTTACGATTTCAAAGTTTTTTGACTTCTGAAGATATAACGAAAAAATCACCGGAAAAATCGCTCGTTTTTGGGTTGAGAAAAAAAGGTGGTAGAAACGCTTATGGTCGCATTACCGTGCGCCATAGAGGCGGTGGCGCGATGCGCAAATACCGCATGATAGATTTCATGCGCTCATGCAGAGATGTTGAAGGTAAAGTTATGGCGATCGAATACGATCCAAATCGTAACGTTCGTATAGCATTAGTTTCATATGCCAATGGTTCAAAAGCGTATATGCTTCTTCCTCAAAATTTGAGCGTAGGGCATACAGTTGCTGCTGGTCAGAATGTTGACCCAAAAGTAGGGAATTGCCTGCCATTGCGCAATATTCCTGTCGGTTTTGTGGTTCACAATATCGAAATAAAACCAGGCGGCGGCGGTAAGCTTGTACGTAGTGCTGGTCTTGGTGCGCAGGTTCTAGCTAAAGAAAATGAGTATGCTACATTAAAGATGCCATCTGGAGAGATTAGAAAAATTAATCTGGAATGTTGGGCAACGGTTGGCATGCTTGGAAATGCTGAGCACAAGAACATCGTTATTGGTAAAGCAGGACGTACGCGCCAAATGGGTATTAGACCAACGGTTCGTGGTATGGCGATGAACCCTGTTGATCACCCTCATGGCGGTGGTGAAGGTCGTTCTAAATCTGGTTCTCACCCTACAACTCCTTGGGGTAAGGGATGCAAGGGTACCAGAACGCGTCGTAGAAAGAATCCATTGATTTTAAAAAGACGTAAATAATTTAAGGTAACCAATGGCAAGATCGATTAAAAAGGGCCCGTTCGTAGACGAGTCACTAATAAAAAAAGTTGAGCAGGCTAAAACTTCTGGGAAACGAGAAGTTATTAAAACCTGGTCTCGAAGAAGCATGGTAATTCCTGATTTTGTAGGGCTTACTATTGCGGTTCACAATGGTAAGAAATTTATTCCTGTTTTTGTTACAGAAAATATGGTGGGACATTACCTGGGCGAATTTGCGCCAACCAGAACTTTTAGAGTTCATAGTGGCCAGCGTCAAGCCGGAGTTGCCCCAGAGTCATAATTCAGGTACAGTAAATTAATACAATTAGATGTATAACAGGAAAAAACTTTAGATTTTGCAAATAAGGAACAAAATGCAATTTAGTGCCAAAGCTAAATTTGTACGTTACTCGCCTTACAAATTGCGCCCCTTGGCCGACGTGATCCGAGGAAAAAATGCGCAGTATGCTCTACACTGGCTTGAAACGTATAAAACTCGTCGATCGGTACCTTTGAAAAAGATGCTTATGTCGGCTGTCGCAAATGCTAAAAACTTGAATGAATTATCGCCAAACGACTTGGTGATCAAAGATTTACGCATTGATGAAGGCCCAATCATTCGCTATTATAAGCCAGGAGCAATGGGTCGAGCGAATATTCAAAGAAAACGGCTCTGCCATTTGAGTGTAATCTTAGAACGTCTGGGCAAATAAGAGGTATACAGTGGGTCAAAAAGTTAATCCAAAAGGTTTTAGAATAGGTGTCTATCGTGATTGGGACGCGCGTTGGTTTGCGCGTAAATCATACGGTAAGCAAATTATTGAAGACGTAAAGCTTCGTAGATTTCTTAATCGTTACTTAGATAATGCTGAAGTAGCGCGTGTAGAAATTGAAAAAGCCGGCGACGACAGTGTTAAGGTGATTATTCACTCTGGAAGACCGGGTGTGATCATCGGTAAGGGTGGCCAAGATATCGAAACATTGAAAAAAGATATTTCGAATTTCTTGAAAAGACCAAACGTTGAAATATCGGTTCAAGAAGTTAAATCTCCTGAATTAGATGCGACTCTGGTTGCAAAAAATATCGCAGCACAATTAGAAAAACGCGGTAGCTTCAAATCTGCAATGAAAAAAGCAGTAGCTTCAGCGATGCGAGCAGGCGCTAAAGGTATTAAGGTACGTTGCGCAGGTCGTTTGGGTGGTGCTGAAATTGCGCGTGAAGAATATGAGCGTTTTGGCCAGCTTCCGTTGCATACCTTGCGTTCAGATATCGACTATGGTTTTGCTGAAGCAAAAACAACTTATGGCATCATTGGTGTCAAAGCTTGGATTTGCAAAGGCGAAGTGCAACAGTAAAGCATGAGAGATTGACACTATGTTAATGCCGAAAAAAACTAAATTCCGTAAAGTGCAAAAAGGAAGACTCAAAGGCCTCTCAAAAGGATGTCGCGAGCTTTTCTTTGGAAACTACGGCCTCAAGGCAGTAGAACCAGCACGCCTTACCGCACAAGTGATTGAAGCGGTTCGAATTACTATTTCGCGCGGTTTGCAGAAAAACGGTAAGCTTTTCCTAAGAGTTTTCCCTGATAAGCCGGTAACAAAAAAGCCAGCTGAAACACGTATGGGTAAAGGTAAGGGTAATCCTGAGTTTTGGGTTGCTGCAGTTAAGCGTGGCCGTATTATGTTTGAAATTGAAGGGTTGCCGGAGAGCGAAGCTAAAGAGCTTTTCAGACTCGCAGCATATAAGCTCCCTATGAAAACCCAATTTGTAAAGAAGACGGATGACAATGGCTAAGAATGAATTGGATTTGAAAAATATGAGTGGCGAAGACCTTTATAAGTTTGTCGAAGCACAACGAGCAGAGCTTTTCAGCTTGCGCTTGTCTGCAGCTACGCAACCAACGAAGGATTATTCGCAATTTAAGAAATTGAAAAAAAACATTGCACGAGGCTTAACGCAACTGCGTGATAAGTCTGAGCAGCTAGGTTGAGAGAAAAGGTTCTTATGGTAAGTTCAGAACAAAAAGTAAAAAATGTCCTTCGCGGTGTTGTTGTATCTAGCAAGATGGACAAGACTATCGTTGTTGAGCATGAGCGTACTTATCGTAACGCGAAAGTACAAAAGGTAATGAGATCGGTAAAGAAGTATAAAGTCCATGATGAAAATGGTCAGGCGCAAGTAGGGGATACCGTAGAGTTCTACGAAGGTCGTCCTGTTTCAAAAACAAAATATATGTACTTGGCGCGTGTTGTTAAGATGCAAGCGTAAATGACAGATAATTAAGAGGTTCTGAATATGATCCAAAAGCAAACTTATCTCGTGGTTGCAGATAACTCTGGCGCAAAATGGATGCAATGTATTCACGTTGTTGGCAGCACTGGCAAAAGATTTGCGCGAGTTGGCGA is a window from the Candidatus Babeliales bacterium genome containing:
- the rplP gene encoding 50S ribosomal protein L16, with amino-acid sequence MLMPKKTKFRKVQKGRLKGLSKGCRELFFGNYGLKAVEPARLTAQVIEAVRITISRGLQKNGKLFLRVFPDKPVTKKPAETRMGKGKGNPEFWVAAVKRGRIMFEIEGLPESEAKELFRLAAYKLPMKTQFVKKTDDNG
- the rpmC gene encoding 50S ribosomal protein L29 encodes the protein MAKNELDLKNMSGEDLYKFVEAQRAELFSLRLSAATQPTKDYSQFKKLKKNIARGLTQLRDKSEQLG
- the rpsQ gene encoding 30S ribosomal protein S17, giving the protein MVSSEQKVKNVLRGVVVSSKMDKTIVVEHERTYRNAKVQKVMRSVKKYKVHDENGQAQVGDTVEFYEGRPVSKTKYMYLARVVKMQA